The genome window GAGCCCCACCATGAGCGAAAAACAATCCGTGACAATCACCGATGTCGACATCCCGTTTGTCCGTCTGATGATGATCATCATCAAGGTCTCGCTGGCCGCCATTCCCGCCGCGATCGTTGTGTCGCTCGTCCTCGGCCTCATCATGAGCCTCTTGGCCGGAGTCTTCGGCGGCCTCGGCATGATGGGACCGTGGATGCACGGCGGCCGGCCGCTCTGACTTGACCGGCCCGCTCCGGCTCACCCGGTCGGATGCAACATCCGCCCGGCGACCGCATCGAGCTTGGCGACCAGATCGGGGTCGCGTGCCTCCGGCGCGGTCATCATCGCGTATTGAAGCGCGGTGCAGGAGCCGACCGGGCAGGCTTCATGCGTGCGCGGCAGGTCCCTTGCAAGCCGCGCGATCAGCCGACGGGCATTGTCCGCGTTCTCGTGCAGGACGCGGATGATCGCCTGAATGTCCACCGAGCCGTGGTCGGGATGCCAGCTGTCGTAATCGGTGACCATGGCGACGGTCGCGTAGCAGATCTCCGCCTCGCGGGCGAGCTTGGCCTCCGGCATGTTGGTCATGCCGATCACGTCGCACTTCCACGAGCGATAAAGTTCGCTTTCCGCCAGCGAGGAGAACTGCGGCCCTTCCATCGCCAGATAGGTGCCGCCCTCATGAAAGGTCAGCCCTTCCGCCGTTGCCGCCGCGGCGACATGCCCGACGAGCCCGGGCGCGACCGGCTCGGCCATGGAGACATGCGCCACGCAGCCCTTGCCGAAAAAACTCTTCTCGCGCGCGAACGTCCGGTCGATGAACTGATCGACCAGCACGAAGGTTCCCGGCGCCATCGCCTCGTTCAGCGACCCGCAGGCGGACACCGAGACCAGCGACGTCACCCCGCAGCGCTTCATCGCATCGATGTTCGCCCGGTAATTGATGTCGGAAGGAGCATAACGGTGGCCGCGCCCGTGGCGGGGCAGAAACACCACCTTGAGGCCGTTCACGCGCCCGATTCTCAGGGCGTCCGACGGCGCGCCCCAGGGGCTGCCCACCGTGACCCATTCCGCATCGGTCAGTTCCGGAAGATCGTAAAGCCCGGATCCGCCAATCACGCCAAGAACGGCTTCGCTCATTCGCACCCCTCCAAATTGATTGCATCAATCACGCATGCAACCTAAACGAGATTCCCCTGGTTGCGAACATGAAAAAGGCCGCCGGTTGCTCCGGCGGCCCTGATCCTGCGAGATACGGTCGGTCGGATCAATGATCGACGTTCCGCCAGATCGCATTCTTGGTGAAATACAGCAGCGACGCGAACACGATCAGGAAGATCATGACGCGGAAGCCGAGGTTCTTGCGTTCCTCGAGCTTCGGCTCCGCGACCCACATCATGAAGGCGGACACGTCCTTGGCATACTGCTCGACGGTCATCGGCGAGCCGTCAGTGTACTCGACGCTGTCCTCATAAAGCGGCGGCGCCATCGCAAGTGCATCGCCCGCGATGAACTTCGGATTGTAGTACTGGCCGACCGGGATTTCCATCCCCTCGGGCGGCTCTTCGTATCCGGTCAGCAGGTTGTAGATGTAATCAGGGCCGTGCTCCTGATACTGCGTGAAGATGTCGAATACGAAGCCCGGAAAGCCGCTGGCGACCGCGCGTGCCTTGGCAAGCGTGGAAAAGTCCGGCGGAAGCGCCCCGCCGTTGGCCGCACGCGCCGCCTGCTCGTTCGGAAACGGCGACGGCCAGTGATCGGACAGGATGGCCGGTCCCTCAACAGGGTCGCCATATTCGTCGACGCCCTTGGGCACGGTGTACTCGGCGGCGATCACCTTGGCCTGCTCCTCGGTGAAACCGGGACCGCCCGGCTGCTCGAGGTTGCGGAAGGCGAGGAACTTGGCGCCGTGACAGGAGGCGCAAACCTCCTTGAACACCTTGAAGCCGCGCTGGAGCTGCGCCCGGTCGTAGGTCCCGAAGGGCCCTGCGAACGACCACTGCTCACGCTCGATGTGCGGCCCCTCGCCGGCAGCCATCGCCGGCGCGGCGACGGCGATCGCCGCAAGGGCCAGGACGGCGCCGCGCACGGATTTGATCATCGTGTTCATTCAGGAGAACTCCCAATCTCGTCCGTGGTTCACTTCGTTTCCGGCGCGGCGACCGCACCGGCTGGCTGACCGCTTCCAGATCCGCCGAGCACCGATTCGGAAATCGACGCCGGCACCGGCTTCGGCTTCTCGAGGAACCCGAGCAGCGGCAGGATGATCAGGAAGTGGGCGAAATAATAGGCCGTCAGGATGCGGGCCATGATGACATAGCCACCTTCCGCCGGCATCGCGCCCAGATACCCCAAACCGACGCAGACAGCGGCGAAGATCCAGAAGAACTGCTTGAACAGCGGGCGGTAGGAACCGGACCGGACCTTGGAGGTGTCGAGCCACGGCAGCACGAACAGCACCGCGATCGAGCCGAACATCAGGATGACCCCGCCGAGCTTGTCGGGGACGGCGCGCAGGATCGCGTAGAACGGCAGGAAGTACCATTCCGGAACGATATGCGACGGGGTGACCAGCGGGTCGGCCTCAATGTAGTTGTCGGCGTGCCCGAGGTAGTTCGGAATGTAGAACACGAAGTAGGCGAACAGGATCATGAACACGACCATCGCGAACAGATCCTTCATCGTGTAATACGGATGGAAGGGCAGCGTGTCCTGCTTCGTCTTCGGCTGAATGCCCGTCGGGTTGTTGTTGCCCG of Stappia sp. ES.058 contains these proteins:
- a CDS encoding S-methyl-5'-thioadenosine phosphorylase — its product is MSEAVLGVIGGSGLYDLPELTDAEWVTVGSPWGAPSDALRIGRVNGLKVVFLPRHGRGHRYAPSDINYRANIDAMKRCGVTSLVSVSACGSLNEAMAPGTFVLVDQFIDRTFAREKSFFGKGCVAHVSMAEPVAPGLVGHVAAAATAEGLTFHEGGTYLAMEGPQFSSLAESELYRSWKCDVIGMTNMPEAKLAREAEICYATVAMVTDYDSWHPDHGSVDIQAIIRVLHENADNARRLIARLARDLPRTHEACPVGSCTALQYAMMTAPEARDPDLVAKLDAVAGRMLHPTG
- a CDS encoding cytochrome c1; translation: MNTMIKSVRGAVLALAAIAVAAPAMAAGEGPHIEREQWSFAGPFGTYDRAQLQRGFKVFKEVCASCHGAKFLAFRNLEQPGGPGFTEEQAKVIAAEYTVPKGVDEYGDPVEGPAILSDHWPSPFPNEQAARAANGGALPPDFSTLAKARAVASGFPGFVFDIFTQYQEHGPDYIYNLLTGYEEPPEGMEIPVGQYYNPKFIAGDALAMAPPLYEDSVEYTDGSPMTVEQYAKDVSAFMMWVAEPKLEERKNLGFRVMIFLIVFASLLYFTKNAIWRNVDH